The following coding sequences lie in one Glycine max cultivar Williams 82 chromosome 19, Glycine_max_v4.0, whole genome shotgun sequence genomic window:
- the LOC100813781 gene encoding ethylene-responsive transcription factor ERF024, whose translation MRSSNGTSSSRASNGNTGRHPVYRGVRRRSSGKWVSEIREPKKPNRIWLGTFATPEMAAIAYDVAALALKGKDAELNFPNSASSLPIPASSAAHDIQMAAALAATAVGAANDALEGSQGGNVSVSLAEEFSGGNLNHFVDEDLIFDMPNILVNMAEGMLLSPPRFDNFAATDYEYMDEDPNLWGFPNY comes from the coding sequence ATGCGTTCCAGCAACGGTACATCAAGCAGCAGGGCCTCCAACGGTAACACAGGGCGCCACCCTGTTTACCGTGGAGTGAGGCGTAGGAGTAGTGGTAAATGGGTTTCTGAAATCCGTGAGCCCAAAAAACCTAACAGGATTTGGTTAGGGACATTTGCCACCCCTGAAATGGCTGCTATTGCCTATGACGTGGCAGCGCTTGCTCTTAAGGGTAAGGATGCTGAGCTCAACTTCCCTAACTCGGCTTCCTCCCTCCCTATCCCTGCATCATCTGCAGCTCACGACATTCAGATGGCTGCAGCACTAGCTGCAACCGCTGTCGGAGCAGCGAATGATGCACTGGAAGGAAGCCAAGGAGGAAATGTTTCGGTTTCATTGGCGGAAGAGTTTTCAGGGGGAAACTTAAATCACTTTGTGGATGAGGACTTGATCTTTGACATGCCGAATATTCTGGTCAATATGGCTGAAGGAATGCTACTCAGCCCTCCTCGTTTTGATAATTTTGCTGCTACCGACTATGAATACATGGATGAAGATCCTAACCTCTGGGGGTTCCCTAATTACTAG